From Triticum urartu cultivar G1812 chromosome 2, Tu2.1, whole genome shotgun sequence, a single genomic window includes:
- the LOC125540361 gene encoding uncharacterized protein LOC125540361 has product MDRHGHGHGQHHRLVTMPREGEAASSYAGGGVDVVAREAAAQALGAVVQLHFDKTVEKKRSADAQKQELWRLFLAFFLFLALVLSAVSGGGRLQCRHLWAPAGLLSLAHLAFYAAVAHHLRCLNGFRYQRRCHKLTLALAADRLRMLKSAGEVVAAADVEVPYQEPHDTYLAKFKRSWAIHFAFLIATFAFSVAAAVAVLCF; this is encoded by the exons ATGGATCGGCACGGGCACGGGCACGGGCAGCACCACCGGCTGGTGACGATGCCGCGGGAGGGGGAGGCGGCTTCCTCCTACGCGGGAGGGGGCGTGGACGTGgtggcgcgggaggcggcggcgcaggcgcTGGGGGCGGTGGTGCAGCTGCACTTCGACAAGACGGTGGAGAAGAAGCGCAGCGCCGACGCGCAGAAGCAGGAGCTCTGGCGCCTCTTCCTcgccttcttcctcttcctcgcgctcgtcctctccgccgtctcCGGCGGGGGCCGCCTCCAGTGCCGCCACCTCTGGGCCCCCGCGGGcctcctctccctcgcccacctcGCCTTCTACGCCGCCGTCGCGCACCACCTCCGATGCCTCAACGGCTTCAG GTACCAGCGGCGGTGCCACAAGCTGACGCTGGCGCTGGCGGCGGACCGGCTGCGGATGCTCAAGTCGgcgggggaggtggtggcggccgCCGACGTGGAGGTGCCCTACCAGGAGCCGCACGACACCTACCTCGCCAAGTTCAAGCGCAGCTGGGCCATCCACTTCGCCTTCCTCATCGCCACCTTCGCCTtctccgtcgccgccgccgtcgcagTCCTCTGCTTCTAG